The following coding sequences are from one Coffea arabica cultivar ET-39 chromosome 11e, Coffea Arabica ET-39 HiFi, whole genome shotgun sequence window:
- the LOC140021169 gene encoding putative UPF0481 protein At3g02645 gives MDGSVKAEDYINKLLFRLYNLDSYSRHKSIDKSLHVLDICHRVLLLPSDASHRRRKIWPSRVLEKTIPSTTELHEAGIQIQRSRSTSLQDIRFYKGVFCVTLKVPVIVVDNITETFFLNLLAFERLHVGAGREVTNYLAFMNNIIRDSKDISLLRSCGIIQNSLAFSLTRDHN, from the exons ATGGATGGATCGGTCAAG GCAGAGGATTACATCAACAAGCTGTTGTTTCGCCTCTACAATCTCGACAGTTACAGTCGCCACAAATCCATAGACAAATCCTTGCATGTATTAGATATTTGTCACAGGGTTTTGCTCTTGCCTTCCGATGCCAGTCATCGACGTAGAAAAATATGGCCAAGTCGGGTTCTTGAGAAGACAATTCCATCTACAACAGAGCTTCACGAAGCAGGAATCCAAATTCAAAGGAGTAGAAGTACAAGTCTCCAGGACATCAGATTTTACAAAGGTGTTTTCTGCGTCACCCTCAAGGTTCCTGTAATTGTTGTGGATAATATTACTGAAACATTCTTTCTCAACCTATTAGCTTTCGAGCGTTTACACGTCGGCGCAGGCAGAGAAGTGACTAACTATCTTGCTTTCATGAACAATATTATCCGAGATTCCAAGGACATTAGTCTCCTTCGCTCTTGTGGGATCATCCAAAATTCTCTTGCGTTTAGTCTAACCAGAGATCACAATTGA
- the LOC113718045 gene encoding probable phytol kinase 3, chloroplastic: MGLVFTLCWPRFSSGNQGGFLAAMVPGFNAFKLLLLGLEMRKDEKAVKLMSGLGDHYRQILKASFYYLTAISLASVVYWRTSPVAVAAVCKLCAGDRIAPIVGRRFGSLKLPYNKNKSVAGIIAMVAASFLPPFSHYQNLMYSSLTKKVAQQVDALFLDIWVPSRKLENGTQILCGLVVSAQNLMTI; the protein is encoded by the exons ATGGGGCTAGTTTTCACGCTTTGCTGGCCAAGGTTCAG TTCTGGTAATCAAGGAGGGTTTTTAGCAGCTATGGTTCCTGGTTTCAATGCTTTCAAATTGCTTCTTTTGGGACTCGAAATGCGGAAAGATGAGAAGGCTGTTAAGTTGATGAGCGGATTGGGAGATCACTATAG GCAAATTCTCAAGGCATCATTTTATTACCTTACCGCAATCTCCTTAGCCAGTGTTGTTTATTGGAGAACTTCTCCGGTGGCTGTTGCAGCAGTATGCAAACTTTGTGCTGGAGATC GTATAGCTCCTATTGTGGGGAGGCGTTTCGGGAGCCTGAAATTACCATACAATAAAAACAAATCCGTTGCTGGAATTATTGCAATGGTGGCAGCTAGTTTCTTACCCCCATTTTCACATTATCAAAACTTGATGTACAGTTCCCTGACAAAAAAGGTTGCGCAACAGGTAGATGCACTATTTCTCGATATTTGGGTACCTTCAAGAAAGCTGGAAAATGGTACACAAATTCTTTGTGGATTAGTGGTATCAGCACAAAACTTGATGACAATTTGA